GTTCTTTTCTAAGATTGATGAGCGTGAGTATGCAGTAAAACCAATGAACTGCCCATGTCACATGCTAATGTATAAGCATTACAAGTATAGCTACCGTGACTTACCTCTTCGCTATGCTGACTTTGGCCGTCTACATAGAAATGAAAAAGCCGGGGCCCTTGCAGGTCTAACTCGCGTACGTTCATTCTGCCAAGATGACGCTCATATCTTCCTAGCACTTGAGCAGGTTCAAGAAGAAATTCAAAAGACAATGAAGATGATCTTCACTGCTTATGAATTATTTGGTTTTGATGACATTACAGTTAACTTATCAACTCGTCCTGAAAAGAAGGCCGGGGATGATAAGACATGGGATATAGCAGAGAATGCTCTTGAAGAAGCTTTAAAGAACTCTGGACATAAATACGTTATCAAAGAAGGTGACGGCGCATTTTATGGACCAAAGATCGATATTGAAGTAGCAGATGCAATTGGGCGAAAGTGGCAATTGGGTACGATTCAACTTGATTTCCAACTACCAGACCGATTTGACTTGAAATTTACAACAAGTGATGGCGGCGAAGAAAGACCAGTTGTAATCCACCGTGCCCTACTAGGATCTCTTGAAAGATTCTTTGGTGTATTCACAGAACACGTTGCTGGTGCATTCCCTTTTTGGATGGCACCAGAGCAAATTGTAATCGTTCCTGTAAATGAAGATGCGCATGGACAAGCAGCTAAAGAGCTTAAAGACATGCTCTTTGCTGAAGGTTATCGTGTAAGAGTTGATGATAGAAATGAAACAATGGGATACAAGACTCGCCAAATTCAAAAAGCAAAAGTTCCATTTATGTTTGTTCTTGGTGATCGTGAAATTGAAAACAAAGCTGTTTCAGTTCGTAAGCATGGTTCAAAGAAGTCATTTAACTGGTCTCATGAAGAGATGCTAGAAAAATTAAAAATGCTTGATAGCGAAAAATACCCTAAGGCATAAGCCTTAGGGGTCTTTTATATTTATTAAAGAGAAGGTTCCATGGAAAGGAAGAACGTCTTAATCATCTGCGGAGGTGGCTCCTCAGAACATGAAGTTTCATTGAGGTCAGCTCAATATATTAAAGACCAAGTGAGTCTCATAAAAGAACTCAATCCAATCGTTGTTGAAATGGACAAGGATGCTAATCTAACCCTTAACGGAAATAAAGTTAGCTTAAACGGACAAATTTTAGAAACAGCAACTGAGCGCCCTTATATCAATTACGTTATTCCAGTCATACACGGCCCTCCTGGCGAAACAGGTGAAATTCAATGCTATCTAGAGATGCATAAGCTTCCTTATTTAGGACCTCGTCATGAAGGCAGTAGTATTTGTTTTAATAAAGTCACAACAAAGTTGTGGTTTGATCTGCTGGGGATAAACAATGCTCCATGGAAAGCAATACACAGAGGTCTTCCTTTTGAGTTATCAGAAATCAAAGAGTTCTTTAAAGAATCAAATAATGATGTCTTTATAAAGGCTGCTAGCCAAGGATCATCTGTTGGTTGCTATCACGTTACAAAGTCTAGTGAAATTGAAACAAAACTTAATGAAGCGTTAAAATATAGTGACGATGTGCTCATAGAAAAAACGCTCAAAGGCAGAGAGCTTGAAATTGCTGTATTTGAACAAGATGGAAACCTCCATGCATCAAGGCCAGGCGAAATTATAAATGATGATGATAAGTTCTATGATTATCAACAAAAATATAGTGATGATTCTCACGCTAAAACATTAGTTGAAGCTCAAGACCTAACAAGTGAACAAATTGCTAAGATGCAAAATATCGCTAAAACAGCATTTAAGTGTCTTAAGCTTAGACATTTATCAAGAATTGATTTCTTCTTAAGTGATGGAGAAATATACTTAAATGAGATTAATACATTTCCTGGTATGACAAGTATTTCGATGTTTCCGAAGATGCTAGAAAATACTGGACTGAAATTTAGTGATTTTTTAAAAGAGAAAATACTTAAAGAAACGAGATAATTAAATCAAGGTTAATATATGGAAGTAAAACTAATAAGTAATAAAAGTCATGAACACGCAAAGAAGAAATTATCATCTATGTATCAAGATAATTTCACCCCTGCAGAAAAGAAGGAATATATTCCTGCACATAATTTTTCTCAAGGGCCCTACTTTGCAATGGAAACGGATAAAGAAGGTCAACCTGAATACTTATTAGATGCTGCATCACAAATTGCAACCTTAGGACTAGGCTTTAATGCAACTCCACTCTTTGGAACATTAATGCACCAGAGTGCCTGGACAGGAAATTATCAAGATTCAACATTTTTAGAGATTGCGCATTCTTTTGAAAAGCTACTTCAAAGAAAGGCTTCAAATAAGAAGTTAAAGGCCGTTTATGTTAATTCAGGAGCTGAGGCCAATGAAACAGCACTTATAATGGCCTATAAAAGCAGATACAACAAAGATGCAAAGAAGATTATGGCCTTTGAAGGTAGTTTCCATGGACGTTTTCTCTCAACTCTTTTTTCAACATGGAACCCTGCTAAAAGAGAACCATATCAAATTCCAGGACATGAAACGACTTTCATTAAATACCCGGAAACAAAGAGCGACAACTTTATCCTTCAACTAGATAATGAATGGTTAAAGCTTTGGGAAAACCCATACGCAAAAGACTTTGATACAAAATTAGATAAATTTAAATCAAATGCTGATGACTTACTAAAAAGTGAAATTGACTCACTAGAAGAGTTAAAACAAACATTCCAAAGCGGTGAACATTTTGCAATTCTAGTAGAACCAATGCAATGTGAAGGTGGAGACCGCTACTCGACAAATCGTTTCCACAATGCACTTAACCTACTTGCAAAGTCATATAAAGTAGCTGTCATCTATGATGAAGTGCAGACAGGTTTTCACCTAGGACTGGACTTCTTCTGGCATCGTACATTTAACCTTAAAGACTCTCAAGGAAATCAACTCAATCCAGAATTCATCACTTGTGCTAAAAAGGCACAAAGTGGAATTGTCTTAACAGAAAATCCACTATGGCTTAATAATGAATTCCAAACATCTTCAGTAATTCGTGGCTACTATCAGGCGATAGCTCTTGACCAAAATCGACTTAAGATTAAAGAGATCCAGGATTATACAAAGGAAAAGCTATCTAAACTAGTAAGTGAATGGGAACAATTATCTGCTCCACGTTGCTTTGGACTTGCATTTGCTTTTGACTTATCAAACAAAGACGATATTCCTGCATTTATTAAAAACAGATTTGACCTAGGTCTTCTCTACTATCAAGCAGGTGAAAACACGCTAAGATTTAGATTAAATACTGCATGGACATTTACTGATATTGACTACTTATTTAATGCTATTGATGAGATTGCTAAACGTGTTTATAAGGGTGAACATAATCAGATCGAATTCAAAACGAAGAAAGAAGTTAATATCCAAAATGAATATAAGTGGCATGAACAACTTATTAAATCTCTACAAGGTAAACTTGATACAAAAGAAGCAAAAAGTTTCTCAAATGAATTCTTCAAGGACACTTTCAACGCTACCCTGATTGATATTGATAAGGATAACTTCAAAAAGTATAAAGGCCAAATTGAAGAGATACAAAAAGCTATCTATGAACCAACAAGACAAACAGAGATAGAGAAGTTTGAGAAAATAGCGAAATGCGATGACTCTCTGGCCATAGGGCTTCTCTCTGAAGATGAAGAATTAATAGGTATTTCTTTTGCAGGAAAAATCTCACACTTTCCACACGAAAGTGGACTAAGACTATTAAAACACTTCAATAATCCAAAAGCACTTTATATGCTAGATACAACGATTGTAAAAAAGCGCCAAACAAACGGCATGGGAAAATATCTAAAGTATGCCCTTTCAACAATTGCAGCATCTTCAGGCTTTGAAT
This is a stretch of genomic DNA from Halobacteriovorax vibrionivorans. It encodes these proteins:
- the thrS gene encoding threonine--tRNA ligase; translated protein: MAKYDLDTIRHSSAHLMAQAISRLYPDSKVQFGVGPVIENGFYYDILMDQTLGEDDLPKIEDMMKTIIKEKLPIERKVMSRSEAIDFFKSEGQDLKIELVEAIPEDEEVSCYTQGEFIDLCRGPHVENTADLPQGFKLLSIAGAYWRGDEKREVMQRIYAACFMDRKQLKQHLMMLEEAKKRDHRKLGKELQLFHFEPVAPGAPFFMPKGAIIVNELTNYIRRLYRLYEYDEVITPQILDSELWHTSGHYEHYKDDMFFSKIDEREYAVKPMNCPCHMLMYKHYKYSYRDLPLRYADFGRLHRNEKAGALAGLTRVRSFCQDDAHIFLALEQVQEEIQKTMKMIFTAYELFGFDDITVNLSTRPEKKAGDDKTWDIAENALEEALKNSGHKYVIKEGDGAFYGPKIDIEVADAIGRKWQLGTIQLDFQLPDRFDLKFTTSDGGEERPVVIHRALLGSLERFFGVFTEHVAGAFPFWMAPEQIVIVPVNEDAHGQAAKELKDMLFAEGYRVRVDDRNETMGYKTRQIQKAKVPFMFVLGDREIENKAVSVRKHGSKKSFNWSHEEMLEKLKMLDSEKYPKA
- a CDS encoding aminotransferase class III-fold pyridoxal phosphate-dependent enzyme, with translation MEVKLISNKSHEHAKKKLSSMYQDNFTPAEKKEYIPAHNFSQGPYFAMETDKEGQPEYLLDAASQIATLGLGFNATPLFGTLMHQSAWTGNYQDSTFLEIAHSFEKLLQRKASNKKLKAVYVNSGAEANETALIMAYKSRYNKDAKKIMAFEGSFHGRFLSTLFSTWNPAKREPYQIPGHETTFIKYPETKSDNFILQLDNEWLKLWENPYAKDFDTKLDKFKSNADDLLKSEIDSLEELKQTFQSGEHFAILVEPMQCEGGDRYSTNRFHNALNLLAKSYKVAVIYDEVQTGFHLGLDFFWHRTFNLKDSQGNQLNPEFITCAKKAQSGIVLTENPLWLNNEFQTSSVIRGYYQAIALDQNRLKIKEIQDYTKEKLSKLVSEWEQLSAPRCFGLAFAFDLSNKDDIPAFIKNRFDLGLLYYQAGENTLRFRLNTAWTFTDIDYLFNAIDEIAKRVYKGEHNQIEFKTKKEVNIQNEYKWHEQLIKSLQGKLDTKEAKSFSNEFFKDTFNATLIDIDKDNFKKYKGQIEEIQKAIYEPTRQTEIEKFEKIAKCDDSLAIGLLSEDEELIGISFAGKISHFPHESGLRLLKHFNNPKALYMLDTTIVKKRQTNGMGKYLKYALSTIAASSGFEYIYGRNRDIHAGAMLSINCSLGAIIETILEENYLDDVDFRDVIIYRQNLKWNNENVKLSSSPILNTPSFNDMGTLVNKVCLSNFIDESFMSNMKHFKAIAPKELQHFFSASGHSECVDKIYKSILIKNGKKRTKVLSLDNDYFGKQSFMSATLSGKIDFYPNAKAQSLADLKEELDKGEYLALFIGDRLEEFSTQELNEIIEYSHKNATKVVFNESVYFHKNKKMLSAENGITPDASYIHFGGQIGLCMLKDEVYESKPLMMISTWDGDAYALAQAYQYLTSNTPKKEFKCFEDISYEFGLKAPSDFGNSGKWFFTC
- a CDS encoding D-alanine--D-alanine ligase, with amino-acid sequence MERKNVLIICGGGSSEHEVSLRSAQYIKDQVSLIKELNPIVVEMDKDANLTLNGNKVSLNGQILETATERPYINYVIPVIHGPPGETGEIQCYLEMHKLPYLGPRHEGSSICFNKVTTKLWFDLLGINNAPWKAIHRGLPFELSEIKEFFKESNNDVFIKAASQGSSVGCYHVTKSSEIETKLNEALKYSDDVLIEKTLKGRELEIAVFEQDGNLHASRPGEIINDDDKFYDYQQKYSDDSHAKTLVEAQDLTSEQIAKMQNIAKTAFKCLKLRHLSRIDFFLSDGEIYLNEINTFPGMTSISMFPKMLENTGLKFSDFLKEKILKETR